In Osmia lignaria lignaria isolate PbOS001 chromosome 13, iyOsmLign1, whole genome shotgun sequence, the DNA window aaAACATCAAGTTTTTCAAACTGGTATTATGCATTACAGTACGAAGAgtatcaattttatattaattattgttcTTTAAGAAAGAGTATCTGAACATGATCTCTGAGATTCGTAAAACACTACCACGGTTTAGTGAACAGTAACACGCAACGTTCGGTAGAGTACAATTTTGAAGCTTAATTTTGCCCAGCGACAAACCCTAGTAATTACCACAAGAATCGTCGATCTAATCTATCTAAGATATTATTCCGTTGACGTCGAGgtgaagaattatttttagagtgtaatttattattagacACACCTTCGTGAGCAGCTGGTCTTTAGACGTTTGTGATCAATTTGAtgaaaacacgttgattacaAGTTTGACTGAACTCGATCAAATTGAGACAATCGtacaaaagaaatttaaaatcagACTTAACGCCTAACTGCGAGTTAACTTGaaagatgaagagatgtaagaacTTATTAAAATCTGTGTAACTTGAAGAGCTCTCCTTGTTAACATGGCCCACAGTCACACTGGTTCCATGTGTAAGGTAACGAGGCGAAAGGCCTTCCAGATAGTTGCAATAAAGAAGCCAGGCAACCTTGAACAGAATTCACGAGGCTCGTTAAAAGGCTAGCACGTGAGAGATTTCGCTAGTGACGTTGCAATTTATGTGGTATATTCATTATTCCAGtgaaatctattttttttctcacagACGATAATTAGGGACAAGCCAAATTTAATATCAGAATAATGACAATAAATCTCTGATAAGGATGAACAATATTCTTCAGGTGAAACTAACTCGCTGTAAAGAAATAAGAACAGTTTAATTTAAGATCACAATTAAATTTCCAGGTTGAACACTTTATTCATACCTTTCTTGCTGGCTACTTGCAACCGATTATTCTTCTTGACCCAAATAATTAATGCAGAATCACGTTGTAAAAAATGGCACATTTTCTTCATCGTCGTGACGTTCTACTTTAAAAGTCCCTTGAGTTATTAACACGTTATATATTTTCCGAGTCACCAGTGGCCCGTAACATTAATTCAACACAGTCGGAATCAACCGGATTACAGTACCATGGGTGCTTATTAAATCTGAAAAGGATAATTCAGATCAGCGACAAAAACACGAATGACCTCCGTAAGGGTTAAGCTTACGTCACAAGAGGGGTAGGTTGCCGGAAATGGTGGCCGGgtgtgcgagaatgagagggtcGTTTGACCTTCACCGTGTGTTAATCTATGCTTCCATTATCATACCAATCCCATCAAAGCTGGCATTGCATTGCAACTGCACGACGATGAACGTACATACATTCGGTTATCGGTCGATCGAGCTGCTTTTCAATGAAGGATTTCTTCCAATGCCGCTGTCCATATCGTTCCCATTATCGCATCTGTAAATTGAATATTGCTATTAGTACAATATAATAGTAACGCGGTGTACTTGATCAGAAATGATCGTTTGATAGCAGTTAAGTGTTAGTGACAAATctgaaatgatttttataagcAACCATGACAAGCTTATCGAATCTCTGGCGCACTGCCGGCAACAGCGTGCGTGTCTCGAATTCATCAGTCGGTTTATTAGACTATTAGCCTCGTtaacgtttttttttctctctctctctcccctttCAGCATACTTTGAATATTGACCCTATTTAGCCAATCAAGGTAATTGGTCGGACGCGATGCCACTTTCCGTGAACAACCGGGACCTTTTCTATTCCACGTGGGTGTGTACCCTGTATCCTTAATTCCAAGGAATCCTTTTAGGCCTCGTTTCCTATCGCAGAACCCTCGTTACCGGGTGTCTATCAACTCACCATTTAACCGTACTTCCGATCTGCCAATCatcattttattcttcttccacGAGAATATACCAAACAATGGAGAATCATCTAAAATACAAGAATCCTTATTACTAACaaggataaaaaataattggAGAAATTGGAAAGTTCCATAGAATTCTAAAATACAATGCATAGCCTTAAACTGTGTCAGACTTTGAAACGAACCCTGAAAAGGTCGAAATAATTCTATGATGTACGATAAACTATATCACAGTTTATTGAGTCACCTATCGAAGGGGTGGCTGTTTGTCCTTGAGACACGATGGCCCTCCTGGCGAGCGAAGCGAGGGGGTAGGGGATGTTGCAGCCAGAGGGCTGGAGAACCAGCCCAATGGGGAGTAGCACACACCCCGCCTCCAGTTGTCCATCGAACACAGTCGGGGTTGCACCTAGTGGCACAACCCTCTCGCGATCCTCCTTCCTTCGGCACCACGTTTCTCTTAATTTCTTCGTGATTCATCCGAATATAAATCAGCAATTCGTCAAGGTCGAATCTCAGCGTTctccttattttttattttttaatataaacatcCATAGACAACCGAGACAGTCTTCCATCTTAAACAAAATACAGTTCatctattaataatttgttattagTGTATCTGATATTGTATGAAGAGACACCGTGAAAAGTGTGAGCAAGTGAGGAATATGTGAATGTACACATAAAAGTAGAGCTTGACGTTCGATGAAACGTATCCAGGGACCGTGAATCTCGTTACGGGGGATTACAGTGATCTAGGTTCACCATTGAGTCGGCAAGTTGCTCGTCCCGTTCGGACCTGGAGCCGGACTTTGTCGCCGGCGAGAAGGCGGACTCTTATACCGATTCCGACCTAGAGTCCTGCAGCCCCAAATCCTGGGAGTGCTGCGACAGTTTTGTCGTGTTGATGAGCGATTCCTTTGAAGTTATATCGCTGCCGGCCGATATGCTGCAGGTCCTTTTGATATTTCACTTAAACCCATACGACAGGCAATATGTATGATTGATGGAATAATTACAGTGAGATTGTTGTAACAAATAGCGTACATATACTTGAATCAATTCCATCAATCGCATTTGTACATAATGTCTCCTTCTCTAAATTCATCATTTCATATTTCACCCAACAGCCGGCCAGCTATGGAAAGAAGAATAACACCTGGTACACGAGCCCCACTGGCGCGGGTAGCAGAGGTGGAGCGGGCGTCGGAGGTGGTGTTGGAGGTTGGCAAAGTAGACCACCGGCGGTGGCGAGCCTCAGCAGGAAAGCTTCAATCACCGACGAAGCACCACCTCCTGGTGGTGGAAAGCCTTCCTCGGGACGTGTCATACGTATCGTTAACAATCACGATCACACCGTACAGGTAATAGTAACACCTGAAAACACGTATGCTCGATTAATCTTTGACAAGAGATTATAAACtgataaaattgatatttcattttcagtgTAGAGTCTTGTTGAACCTACGCACTTCTCAACCATTCGAGGAGGTGTTGGAGGATCTTGGACAAGTATTGAAGATGAATGGGGCCAAAAGGATGTTCACAGTTTCGGGTCAAGAGGTATATCtacgaaaagaatgaaaaattttattattgtttcgaAAAGATGACGTGTCTGGTGATCGATTTATTTCACGTTCGTGAACGAGCGAAACGTGGGCGACTACGAAAGTTTATCAGCGATTTATGCAAATCGAAGACATTGGTTCACCATCGTACTTATAAAATCTGCTTGAATAATGTTTGTCCATAAATATGCATAGGATGGTGGGGGTAAAAGCGTCGAAACGAAGCGTGACGATATCGGGGTCGACTTCACTCTAAATGGAATAGGGTCGTTGCTGAAACTCTTTCCTTTCTTATtttctgatcaagaaattttACGAAAAGTTGCGATATAATTTTAGATACCAatacttcttctttctttttcttttctttattcgaATTCCCAAAAGAATAAACCAGTCTTTTAGTCAGAATAGTGTGTGTGAAGTAGAACGAGAGCCCATGGGGAAAAAGGTCAGAGATCCATCTTTTCAGGTCACGACCGTATATGAATTTCAAATTGACCAATTTTCTTTAGCGAGCATTCGACTGACTTATACATCATCGTATACACCTGGTGCCGCCTACGTCAGCTACGATGACGTTCCGGATACTATTCTGACACCAGAGAAAATGTCTTGGTTCATTCATTTCGACATCCGCATTTCCTTCCTCTACATTTCTTCATATAGAACACATCACCAACAGAAAATACAACAGATTCTCCATTCtagaataaagagaaaaatcTTTACCATCTAATATTGTAAGATctttttgttaaatttcaaattcgaaGCCAAAGATATTTGTACTGTGAACAGGTAAGAAGCTTCTCGCAGCTGAGGAACGAATTCGCAGACGTGGACACGTTCTACTTGGGCACTGGATCCGGGATAGGTATGGCCGGTGCGGTGACTGCATCTCCAGCAAGAAGATCCAGGTCGAGGGGACCGCCCACGGTGGTCGAAGACATTGGTCGTCAACGACGAGCTCGCAGCAAAAGCAGACCTCGTGCTTTGTACGCCCCTGATTCAGACGTCGTCCGAGTAAACGGTTCTCCATACAGCTTCGCTTATTCGTTACTACAAGTCAACTTAATTCAAACAACAAAAACGAtgcgatatttattttttaaacagattACAGCGTGGTAGAAGTGTTAAGGGACGAACCTGCCAGAGTGACGATCAGAGGATTAAGAAGATCCTTTTATCCACCTTCTCATTTACCACCGGTGGACAATTCACCGCCGGATAAGAAACTGCAGCTCGAATGGGTTTACGGATATCGGGGCACCGATACCCGAAGAAATCTCTGGGTATTGCCCAGTGGCGAGCTCTTGTACTACGTCGCTGCCGTGGCTGTTCTCTTCGACAGAGAAGAAAATGCACAACGGCATTACGTGGGCCACACCGAAGACATTACCTGCATGGAGGTAGCATTACATCTACTTCACACCTAAACAATTACAGATTATATTAAATGCTTTGAAATAGTCTTAATAGTCttaataattgatattatatcattaatattgatattataccaGCTTTGCACAGATCAGCAATAGCGtgtttacaaaaatttttattaactatgAGTTATGTAAATGGTTGAGCAATCCATTCATGAAAAGGGCCATGCCCTTACAttcaaatgaataaataaatagtggAATGTATAATTGGTAAAATAAGTTGATCAGTCTTGCTTCACCTACAGCCTTAAAGTAGTAATAATTTAGCAGAACTGCTTTCTTCTTCTCCAGGCAATGAATGCATCAAAAATGGGCATCGGAATGAAATCAAGTGTTTCAACGTGTTTGCCCACAGGTTCACCCAAGCAGAGAGCTCGTGGCATCCGGGCAAAAAGCTGGTAGACACAGAAAAGCGCAACCACACGTTCGCATATGGTCAACAGAGACCTTGCTCACTCTGTATGTGTTCGGAATGACTGAGTTCCAGATGGGAGTCTCCGCCTTGGCATTTTCGCAGCTGGTAAAGCATCGTAtctaaaaaagaattgaataagGAGTATATATTTTTTACGTTCTCTCCATGCCTATGTTTTTGTATACAGAACGGTGGAAGTTACGTGCTGGCAGTAGATGCCGGTAGAGAGGCAATACTCTCGgtatggcaatggcaatggggTCATTTATTGGGTAAAGTGGCGGTGAGTCTAAAGTTGGTGAAAATAACTTCGCGAGGGATTCGTTAACCCTCTATTGCATTCCGTTCCTCCCAATTGGgaacttaaatttcaaatgttctatAGTAAATTAAGTAGACAATACTGAAGACTCTGAGTTGGTTCCagttctaataaaattttattatttatttcatgaccACGCTCATATTTTAAGTAGACTAACagccatatatatttttttcaactcgtcataaaaattcatgcaaTAGAGTGTTAATGTTCCTAGTACAAAATGGCAGATATACTGTAATACTTCTTTTCTACAGACTATGCAGGAAGATCTCACAGGGGCTGCCTTCCACCCCCTCGACGATAATCTACTTATAACGCACGGTCGGGGTCATCTGACATTCTGGAACCGACGAAAAGATGGTTTCTTCGAGAGGACAGACATAATCAAACCCGTAAGACGCGACAATTGGAACAACCTTATCCGTTCTCTCGAACAATTTGTTAACTTGACTTTCCTATTTAAGCCTTCTCGTACGCACGTGACGAGCATCCAGTTCGAGCAAGACGGGGATGTCGTCACGGCGGATAGCGACGGTTTCATCACCGTCTACTCGGTGGATGCTGATGGAGCGTACTTTGTACGAATGGAATTCGAAGCGCATAATAAAGGCATCAGTTCTTTGGTGATGCTATCAGAAGGCACGTTGCTCTCCGGAGGAGAGAAAGATCGCAAGATAGCCGCGTGGGATTCTCTTCAGAATTATAAACGAATAACCGACACGAAGGTACAATGTTCCAAAACATTTCAAAGTAAGAAATTGTTTCAAGGTTCCAACGATAAGCCACTAATCAAAATATCAGGGTTCGAATCGCAGCCTAATAAAATCTAATCGAtggaatatttttcttatcttaaAGATCAAGCATGACCTACTCCTTcagaataacgtttccttttGTAGTTGCCAGAAGCAGTAGGAGGAGTTCGTAGCATTTACCCTCAGCGACCGGGAAGGAACGATGGAAACATATACGTAGGAACCACCAGGAACAATATACTGGAGGGTTCTCTTCAGAGAAGGTTCAATCAGGTGGTGTTTGGCCATGGTAGACAGTTGTGGGGACTTGCGGTACATCCTGACGACGAGGTGTTCGCCACAGCAGGCCACGACAAGAATATTGCTCTCTGGCGAAGACACAAATTGTTATGGACAACGCaggtaattaattgaaataataaatttcaatgaaaatttaatcatAATGAATCTGTACTATTAATTAAGCGTTCTTGTAGGTCGGTTTCGAATGTATCTGCATCGCTTTTCATCCTTTTGGAGTGGCACTAGCTGCTGGCTCATCCGAGGGTCATCTTCTGGTTTTGGCAGCAGACACCGGTGCGGCTGTAGCTACCCTTAGAGTTTGTGGTTCACCTTTATCATGCATTGGCTACAATCCAAGTAAAATACGATTTTAAGAAACAGTATAGTACATAGAgttgaaatttaatatagaCAGAGAATAAATATACGAGTTGGCTTCTTTTAAACAGCTGGAGAAATCGTGGCGATGGGTTCTCAGAACGGTAGCGTCTATCTCTTCAGAGTATCTAGAGACGGATTCTCCTACAAGAAGAGCAACAAAATACGTGGAACGCAACCGTTAGTGCAGCTCGACTGGAGTTCTGACAGCAGATTTCTTCAGACGGTCACGCAGGACTACGACCTAGTGTTCTGTAACGTTATTCGTTCATTACATTAGAGCGTTCCTTATCAAATTTAATCACaatcatattttaaatataacataaataatattacttCAGGGGACGTGAAAGCGTTGTCATCAGAGAAGAGTCCGCTAGTCATGAAGGATGTAAAATGGTACACTCATAATTGCATGGTTGGCTACATGGTGTCTGGTAAGTATAAATTAGTTCCAATAACGATATAAATATTCAGTTGTAAGATTATAATCGTTATTGTTCGCAGGAATGTGGAATAATCGTTATTATCCATTAACCACGGTTCTGACTACATCCAGTAGATCGGCTGCTCATGATATGCTGGTCAGCGGCGATGCAGAAGGCTACCTGAGACTGTTCAGATACCCGTGCACCAGTGCGAAGGCTGAGTACGTTGAGGAAAAAGTGTACAGTTCCTTGGTGGCCTGTGCCAGGTTCCTTTACAACGATCAGAACGTGGTCACTGTCGGTGGAACTGATGCTGCGCTAATGCTATGGGAACTCGTTGACGAGTAGACAGAAGATTTGCCATAGattttctcgatatttttccattttaccCAAGGTCTAGCTCCGGACCGTTTGCCCGTTTAATCTCGAAGAGATTCCGACGATTTACTTTGTCATTGAACTTTTTTTAATACCAAA includes these proteins:
- the DCX-EMAP gene encoding doublecortin-domain-containing echinoderm-microtubule-associated protein isoform X1; translated protein: MQKEEQEVAQNENSSKEPNAVTVTTPSGVATTASTVTTTPATTSTTMPGGGARSDDEDEEEEEAEEEEEDVEEEEDVEVEGGAAQEAVGGGVLTNEGGGGGGMAGFWRQSRPSSPRMPPPEQPEHRPKSRHEPAPARYNNLGYWRARRVTFYKNGDPYFPGIEFRFKPGRDIGSLEALLDRLSLRMDLPRGARHIFSMDGDRKITLDELEDGASYVVSSYKTFKPASYGKKNNTWYTSPTGAGSRGGAGVGGGVGGWQSRPPAVASLSRKASITDEAPPPGGGKPSSGRVIRIVNNHDHTVQCRVLLNLRTSQPFEEVLEDLGQVLKMNGAKRMFTVSGQEVRSFSQLRNEFADVDTFYLGTGSGIGMAGAVTASPARRSRSRGPPTVVEDIGRQRRARSKSRPRALYAPDSDVVRVNDYSVVEVLRDEPARVTIRGLRRSFYPPSHLPPVDNSPPDKKLQLEWVYGYRGTDTRRNLWVLPSGELLYYVAAVAVLFDREENAQRHYVGHTEDITCMEVHPSRELVASGQKAGRHRKAQPHVRIWSTETLLTLYVFGMTEFQMGVSALAFSQLNGGSYVLAVDAGREAILSVWQWQWGHLLGKVATMQEDLTGAAFHPLDDNLLITHGRGHLTFWNRRKDGFFERTDIIKPPSRTHVTSIQFEQDGDVVTADSDGFITVYSVDADGAYFVRMEFEAHNKGISSLVMLSEGTLLSGGEKDRKIAAWDSLQNYKRITDTKLPEAVGGVRSIYPQRPGRNDGNIYVGTTRNNILEGSLQRRFNQVVFGHGRQLWGLAVHPDDEVFATAGHDKNIALWRRHKLLWTTQVGFECICIAFHPFGVALAAGSSEGHLLVLAADTGAAVATLRVCGSPLSCIGYNPTGEIVAMGSQNGSVYLFRVSRDGFSYKKSNKIRGTQPLVQLDWSSDSRFLQTVTQDYDLVFWDVKALSSEKSPLVMKDVKWYTHNCMVGYMVSGMWNNRYYPLTTVLTTSSRSAAHDMLVSGDAEGYLRLFRYPCTSAKAEYVEEKVYSSLVACARFLYNDQNVVTVGGTDAALMLWELVDE
- the DCX-EMAP gene encoding doublecortin-domain-containing echinoderm-microtubule-associated protein isoform X2, which gives rise to MIAAENQSSLRAGSRLGQYEEVAGDGSVGGGNEAGGTATTTSEPGVMQKEEQEVAQNENSSKEPNAVTVTTPSGVATTASTVTTTPATTSTTMPGGGARSDDEDEEEEEAEEEEEDVEEEEDVEVEGGAAQEAVGGGVLTNEGGGGGGMAGFWRQSRPSSPRMPPPEQPEHRPKSRHEPAPARYNNLGYWRARRVTFYKNGDPYFPGIEFRFKPGRDIGSLEALLDRLSLRMDLPRGARHIFSMDGDRKITLDELEDGASYVVSSYKTFKPASYGKKNNTWYTSPTGAGSRGGAGVGGGVGGWQSRPPAVASLSRKASITDEAPPPGGGKPSSGRVIRIVNNHDHTVQCRVLLNLRTSQPFEEVLEDLGQVLKMNGAKRMFTVSGQEVRSFSQLRNEFADVDTFYLGTGSGIGMAGAVTASPARRSRSRGPPTVVEDIGRQRRARSKSRPRALYAPDSDVVRVNDYSVVEVLRDEPARVTIRGLRRSFYPPSHLPPVDNSPPDKKLQLEWVYGYRGTDTRRNLWVLPSGELLYYVAAVAVLFDREENAQRHYVGHTEDITCMEVHPSRELVASGQKAGRHRKAQPHVRIWSTETLLTLYVFGMTEFQMGVSALAFSQLNGGSYVLAVDAGREAILSVWQWQWGHLLGKVATMQEDLTGAAFHPLDDNLLITHGRGHLTFWNRRKDGFFERTDIIKPPSRTHVTSIQFEQDGDVVTADSDGFITVYSVDADGAYFVRMEFEAHNKGISSLVMLSEGTLLSGGEKDRKIAAWDSLQNYKRITDTKLPEAVGGVRSIYPQRPGRNDGNIYVGTTRNNILEGSLQRRFNQVVFGHGRQLWGLAVHPDDEVFATAGHDKNIALWRRHKLLWTTQVGFECICIAFHPFGVALAAGSSEGHLLVLAADTGAAVATLRVCGSPLSCIGYNPTGEIVAMGSQNGSVYLFRVSRDGFSYKKSNKIRGTQPLVQLDWSSDSRFLQTVTQDYDLVFWDVKALSSEKSPLVMKDVKWYTHNCMVGYMVSGMWNNRYYPLTTVLTTSSRSAAHDMLVSGDAEGYLRLFRYPCTSAKAEYVEEKVYSSLVACARFLYNDQNVVTVGGTDAALMLWELVDE